The region TCGCCAACCATAGAATAGTGATTTGAGCTAACGATGAGGGCAGGTCGTTTGGAGGCGGATGCGGGCCACAGACCCATGAAAGTGGCCTACTTTTCGAAGATGGAGAGCGCCATGGACCTGAATACTTATGGCCAACACAATGCTGTCGACGTGCGATCTTTCCTTGGGTCTGCGAGGGCTCACGGAAACGGAAGCTGCAGCAAGATTAGAGGACGAGGGATTTAACGAATTGCCTGTGGCAAAATCGCGCAATTTCCTTGCAACAACATGGGAAGTCATGCTGGAGCCAATGATCCTGCTGTTGATCGGCGCAGTCATTCTCTATCTGTTTCTTGGCGAATTGCGCGATTCTCTCGTTCTGTTGAACTCCGTTTTCGCGGTTATAGGTATTAACTTGTCGCGTTCCTGTGCGCTCGCGAGATGCACAGTTCATGGCTGAAGATGAGGCGAAGGCAGGATTCTGAAACTGACGCTTGACGGTGCCTGCGGTCGGATCGCGGTCTTACCGATATAGGTTATTCACGGTGTCGAGACACAGCCTCATTTCAGGAGCACAGGCTGCCTGACAAGCAGGATTTGTACAGCGATCGATCATGATTTTCCTCTATGGAAAGGACGATTTAAGAGATGGTCATGACTGGACAGAGGGCATGCGCCAACAGGTTCGGAGTTACACCGCGTTGGAGGTGGGGCAGCCAAAATGAAGCCTTTCGGGCGCCAAGAACAATAAGATCAGCATGGAACTTTTCTGCCAATTCGAGAACAGTCTTAGCGACATCGCCTCGTTGCACGACACATTCAGGACTGCACCAGTCAAATGCGTGCTCTGGGATCAGCCTCGTCATCATAGCTTGGAGTTCTTTGTCTGAAAATTCAGCTTTTAGTCCTGGGTCCGTCTGTGGTTCGACTACGTGACAAAAATAAAGGCGTGCACCGCTATCCTCCGCAAAAGAAAGGGCATAAGAGGCCGCTTTTGCCGCCTCAGGCGAAAAGTCGGTTGCAAAGACGATAGCGTGTGGTCTAAATGGACCATCGGCAACGGGTTTGCAATTTGGACCGACGGTAACTACTGGACACTGAGCGTTTCGAACAAGTTGTTCTGCCGTCGACCCTAGCATCAATCTTTCTATTCCTGTTTTAGATTGGGTTCCAGCAACGATCAAGTCGGCTTTGTGATCTTTTGCGGACTGGAGCAGGTGTGCGAAAGGACGATGTCCTTCCGACAATGTCGTTCGCGTATTAAGTCCAGAGGCTGAGAGGTCATTACGCCACCGATTTAGGTTTTCATTGGCGATTTGTCGTCTTTCATTTACCGGCAGGCCGATGATTGCCTCCTCGTATGAGGTGACGACAGAAGGATCGAAGACGTGTGCAATTTCAATACTGGAAGAGAAGCGGAGAGCCAAAGCCCGTGCGAAAGAGAGAGCTTTCTCTGACGAAGGGGTGAAGTCGGCGGCAAGTAAAATCTTCTGGACGGCGACAGTGACGGGTTCTTCAATGAGTGGCATATGGCACCTCGTTATCAATGTGCGTCATATTTCTGTGCATGGCAAAGATTGATTCCTTACCCCACGTTCGAGCCCTATTTCAAAGGGCGAATAGCAAAAGCCCAGATACTTTAGATCAGGTGACTTCGTACTACTAAAACACCGCACCTCGTTTCTCGTATTACATGAGATAGTGTCGACCAAGGGGCATGATCAGCAAGTGCCGATTGATGATGCGCCCCGACAATGATCAAGCTCGTTGCTTCAGATCTCGCAATGCTCGTAATTAGCTGAGCGGGTGAACCATACTCCAGTCGGATCTTGGGATTGCAGAACAGTTCAACATCCGAGGGCAGAAGACCGCGCAGTTGTTTTCGAAGTCTGTCCTCAAAGAGGTCAAAATCAAATTCTGGGCTGTCGGGACGTTTTTCGATCACGTGAAGTAGTGTTAGTCGCCCATCGACGTGCTCCGCAAGCGCCGATGCATATTGTGCCGGTCGCAATCCTGTGGTTTCAAGATCCGTAGCAAAAAGGATGGATCGAAACGGATGATGCTCAACTTGACATTGAGGGCCGACGATTAGTGTCGGACAGGATGACTGCCGCAGGATAGTTTCGGCGACAGAACCGAACGTGAACTTCTTAAGCCCCCCGGCTCCATGTGAACCTACAACGATCAAAGTACTTTTTGTGGTTTTTGCGACCTGGTCGATCAGATCGACTGCGCGGCCAAAGTCCACCTTTGTTTGTACGCGCAGTTTTGCCAGTCGAGGGTCACTAGCGATTAGCTCTTTCATGTCATACTTTGCGGTCTCAAGCTGGGCGTTAAGAACTTCCGGGGGCATTGGTTCCTGGCTATCTCCATAAATGACAGGTTTGACAGCATGGATAACTATGATCTCCGAGTCGAAGAATTCGGCAATCGTGACCGCCAATGCTAACGCTTGAGCTGCAGACTTTGAGAAGTCGGTTCCCACCAGAATTTGTGAAAATGATATCTCGCTCGTAGCGAGATGTATTTCATCGTTTTGGGCGGATTCTCTGATACTTCCGGAGAAGGAAGACATAAGCGCACCTCGTAATATCTCGAACTGGAAGCCGAATTGTTCTCAGCGTAGATTGCTTTCGCTACAGGAGCAGTGATATGGATCACAATTGTGATCTACTAAGCCGATTGAATTAATAGGTTGATTCGCCGTTCTGCCGTTGCAACGTCCAATGTCGTTTTTAGGGCA is a window of Edaphobacter sp. 12200R-103 DNA encoding:
- a CDS encoding universal stress protein; amino-acid sequence: MPLIEEPVTVAVQKILLAADFTPSSEKALSFARALALRFSSSIEIAHVFDPSVVTSYEEAIIGLPVNERRQIANENLNRWRNDLSASGLNTRTTLSEGHRPFAHLLQSAKDHKADLIVAGTQSKTGIERLMLGSTAEQLVRNAQCPVVTVGPNCKPVADGPFRPHAIVFATDFSPEAAKAASYALSFAEDSGARLYFCHVVEPQTDPGLKAEFSDKELQAMMTRLIPEHAFDWCSPECVVQRGDVAKTVLELAEKFHADLIVLGARKASFWLPHLQRGVTPNLLAHALCPVMTIS
- a CDS encoding universal stress protein codes for the protein MSSFSGSIRESAQNDEIHLATSEISFSQILVGTDFSKSAAQALALAVTIAEFFDSEIIVIHAVKPVIYGDSQEPMPPEVLNAQLETAKYDMKELIASDPRLAKLRVQTKVDFGRAVDLIDQVAKTTKSTLIVVGSHGAGGLKKFTFGSVAETILRQSSCPTLIVGPQCQVEHHPFRSILFATDLETTGLRPAQYASALAEHVDGRLTLLHVIEKRPDSPEFDFDLFEDRLRKQLRGLLPSDVELFCNPKIRLEYGSPAQLITSIARSEATSLIIVGAHHQSALADHAPWSTLSHVIRETRCGVLVVRSHLI
- a CDS encoding cation-transporting P-type ATPase, with product MANTMLSTCDLSLGLRGLTETEAAARLEDEGFNELPVAKSRNFLATTWEVMLEPMILLLIGAVILYLFLGELRDSLVLLNSVFAVIGINLSRSCALARCTVHG